The following proteins come from a genomic window of Archocentrus centrarchus isolate MPI-CPG fArcCen1 chromosome 3, fArcCen1, whole genome shotgun sequence:
- the ss18l2 gene encoding SS18-like protein 2: MSIVFVPKKLRGKATVNQETIQRLLDENDQLIRCITEYMQKGRAVECVQYQQILHRNIVYLATIADASPDSAATSSNSTSNDTSASAAAVNGHKGTS; this comes from the exons atgtcgATTGTTTTTGTACCAAAGAAACTACGAGGAAAAGCTACAGTCAACCAAGAGACAATACAGAGG TTACTGGATGAAAACGATCAGCTAATCAGATGCATCACAGAGTACATGCAGAAAGGACGCGCGGTGGAGTGTGTGCA ATATCAGCAGATCCTGCACCGCAACATCGTCTATCTGGCAACCATAGCTGATGCGAGCCCCGACAGTGCAGCTACCTCATCAAAT TCCACATCTAATGACACATCGgcctcagcagcagctgtgaacGGGCACAAAGGGACAAGCTGA